GTCCAGAAGTCGCAAAGATACTCCAACGACACGCGCTTAAGAAATCCAGTACCGGGATACTGCAGGGGGTAAGGATCTGGTGCAAGGTGCTAGGGCCTTTCCTTCTGGCGTCTGGGGCGCTGCGAAGAGCCACCGCGGGGTATGTAGATCATGTTCATCAGATGAACAAGCTGATAAATTCGGAAACCCGGCGAAAATCAATAGTCTATGATGAAGAGGAAAAGCTTATTGATAGCCAGTTAGCAATTTTTCATTGCCGTCAAAACAAGTTTCCAAGCCCGTAGCAGGACGAGGCGCACTTGGTATAGCCCTTCTTATCAACCACCAAGAAGGGAACGACTCACTAGCGTGAGATGACAAGATGGGAGTAAGACATGCCCAGCGGTGTGGCGATCCGACTCTCGATCCAGAAAACGTGGCTATACGAATTTACCCGGCTTTGCACCCGGTCGTTTAGCACCCACAACATCACATCTCCCGGTCTCCGTACAACGTACCTAGGTAGCTACCTCGGCAGGACTAGCTAGGAATATGTATGAATCTATGATAATGACACTCCTGTACAGTGACCTCCCCCTCGCACTCTCATAGCAAGCTTCACATCGTCAATCGCCGCCAACATGAGCACCACCATCAACCCAATCATTCCAGGCTTTGCACCGGACCCATCTGTCGTACTAGTTGATGGCACATACTATCTCGTCAACTCGACATTTCATCTCTTCCCCGGTTTGCCCATCTATACGTCTCAGGATCTAATTCACTGGCACCAAATCGGCAACGCAATCAATCGGACCGAACAGCTCAGCTTCTCCAATGCTTCAACGCTGATACACGATTTGGGTAATGGAGACCATTTGTATGCAACAGGCGGTTTGTATGCGCCTACGATACGGCACCACAATGGTACTTTCTACATTGTATGCACAAACGTGGTAAACCCCAGCGATGGGGGAAAAAGCAAACTCGAAAACTTCATTATTTCGAGCACAGACATCCACGCCAGCAAATGGAGTGATCCTGTCCCGTTTGAGTTTTACGGTATAGACCCTAGTCTCTTCTTCGACACCGTGTCGGGCAAAACATACATGTGCGGTTCGAAATCCCCGGGGCCAAGCACAAAGATCACTCTGTTTGAAATCGATGTTGCGACGGGTGAGAAGCTCAGTCCCGAGAAGGAACTTTGGCATGGGACTGGCGGTATTTATCCAGAAGGTCCGCATATTTACTACCGTGAGGGGTTCTATTACCTCATGATTGCCGAGGGTGGCACGCACGAAGGCCATAGTGTGACAATGGCGCGGAGTAAGAGCCTGGATGGACCGTGGGAAGCATCACCCCGTAACCCTATGCTCACCGCTGCTGGAACGGACGAGTATGTGCAGTGTACAGGTCATTGTGAGGCGTTCGAGGGTATGGGCGGGAACTGGTATGGTGTCTGTCTGGCGATACGGATGCATGCCCCCAACATGTATGGACTGGGTAGAGAAACCTTTCTCACGCGTGGACATTGGGATTCGGGAAATTGGCTTTCCTTTGACCGCGTCAAGGCTCAGCCTTTAAACATCGACACAACACTGGATCCCGCGAGGAAACTTACAGCGGCACCAGGTGTAGATTGGCTCTACATCCACGACCCAGTCGCCTCAAACTGTAACATCTCCACTTCCACCTCTTCCTCTACCGGCCAAGACATCTCACTAATACCCTCGCCACATCTTCTCTCCTCAGCAAACGCATCTCCAACTTTCCTCGGAAAACGCCAGCGCAGTCTGGAGGGAGCAAGCCGCGTCACGCACCTCACCTCCGCCTCCTCCCCCCAAAATCTCACAGCAGGACTAGCCGTCTACAAAGACGAACACCGATTCTTCTACATCGCCGTGCACCGTCAGACGAACAAGCAACCTGCGATTGTAGCTAAAGTAGTTAACAAGGCGCAAGGTATTGATAGGATGGAGGAGCGGAGGCTCGAGCAGGAGGATGTACTAGGAAATGAAATTGTGTTTGAGATCAAGTATACAGAGGAAGCGTACACGCTTTTGTACAGTGTGGGAGGtggagagagagagatggTAGAGGTGTGTAAGGTACAGGCGAGGGAAATGAGTGATAGAGACTTTGTGGGACCGATTTTGGGTGTTTTTACGGTTAGTGGAGAGGAAGTGGAGGGGAAGACGGTGTTTTGGGGGTTTGGTGTTGATGGCGATGGTGTTTAGAAGGGGAATTGTGAGGTGCGGGGTTCTTACACGATTAGCCTTGGTACTTGCGTCCGGATATGGAAGAATGGACCGGTACCTAGCTCTTTTGGCGTTAGCATGTGATGAATACGATGCTTAGGCCTGCTTGAGAGTCTAGAGCCCAAAGGTAAGTTGTTGCACTTTACATCTTCAGTGATGGATCCTGGAGTGTGATATTACCCCCGCTTTTTTCTTATCGTCCTTGTCCCATCAATGAAAACCTTACAATATTAGTAAATTGAAAGCCGCTCCCGGTGACAGAAGTGTTGTTCAATTAGTCCGATTGGATCGCATTGACATGTGTAGACGTCACTGTAAGCTAAGCCCCTTCTGTACTTGACGCTAAACGACaatattattattattataattattggaacaaggtccctctagtagtatgactactatggataaccgagtgggaggagggacaaggcggggtggctgcaacgtattgtattgactatcgtGTCCTATATCAAGCTCTCAGGCTGTTGTGGTGGATGCcattgcccaccgggcagtgcctgccacaccagcacatcatgtgacccccaagcaccttctacctggactgaacccagatattctcaacaataattattattccattagagtcctttttcaatcagagactatgtaggactttggctgTTAAACGACAATAGTTCATAGCCAAAAGTCTGGAATGTGAGAGATTCGAGGGACTTGTCTAGATGCTTTACTCGTCCATGACTGCCCTGGCTGATCATCGTATAATATGTAACCACGTGACtagagtcacatgatatcCTATTGTAacaggcactgcccggtgggcaagTGCACTTACCTCTGAGCCGAGAGCTCTAGAAAACACAACAACAGATAGCAATACAATCGTTGATCCACAGCCTCCACCCGACACTGCTCACGCAGTTACATAATATGTCGCGTGACTCGGCTTGGCACCCACATGTGTGTAGGATgcagacttgctatcagtcaggtaactcagttcgaactgactgaactgactgccaagactcagttcagtcagtcagttcttgaggcagctggacgtcagtccagtcagttcagaagcctccagactgactgaactgactgacgttagactgacgttagctgtttttaaagcagtattttagagttgtgaaagccacatttagtgcggcttcgaagccgcgctagtcctagatataaagacactaatcctatataagttaaagcatctagctttaagctaattagagtttgcggaaatgcgctacccggtgcgcacctagtaagcctttcgcgtcgcgtcgcgtcgcgtctgctatacacacgacgctagactactgttgccataatacttcttggtgtacttcatgtctactccctctaattcaggccttcgccgccttgtagaatgcgacaagcgcaattctcctctaccatcgctatcaaacgcgcctactgttggcgatactgcgagcgaggcccaggctgatgagcccttggcagtacaggcggacttccccaacgacggcgacgacgacgacgacgacgacaattacgacgggcttgattttaagcgtgtgccgtatcttgagcggcgccaggttgagcgtaatagtcgcggtgggccaaaaagctggatctaccgccacggctgggccgtctggcaccgcaagtacaagaaaaactactggctttgccggtactgccatcaacgacggaagcaggaggcttgctacgaggctgacagcactacaaacgccggccgacacctctcaagcaacaagcctggacactcacacggacctaacggacctgtaccaattgctagccgggagggcaatattatgggcgcgctcgcaaagtcccaagtatatattatgaggtctaaagggatagaagtatcgcaagaggtagcaaacgagatagcagcaagcttttcaacctctcgatttcaggacgcgctgaaggactgggtagtcgcggacaaccagagccttcgcgtaatagaaacgccgcagtttcgagccatgattgcggccgtgagcccgctagccgaagctctcctttggcgtagccactaaacgctccacgatcatattattactgagtacaatacatacatactagctgttgccaactaccttcgcgaagcccggtcgcttatacacgtgtcattcgacaactggacttcaactggtgggcagtatgcttttactggcctctgcgtacattaccttaacagcgagggcaagctagttgaccacctgcttgggttgcctgagctacacggggcgcacactggcaataatattgccgctgcagcaacaacaatacttcggctatttggcgttgacaacgcgagggttgggtactttgtgcttgacaacgcaagtaacaatgatactgcagttgagtccttagcagaggagtttggctttatcgcaagcgagcggcggctgcggtgctgctgccatatactcaacctaagcgcacaattagtaatttggggcaaagaccgtagcgcgtacgagaatgaagccgcacaccttgaggaagaggagaagtacatggatgagtggcgcaaatacggtcctgttggcgtcctctttgacgtgattgcgtctatctgtacgcctcaaactcgacaactactagagcgcctacagtgcgaggaggcagagtctctaggtgttacaccccacatccggcagcttgtgaagcctgttaagacacgctggaatagctatttcaacacgtttgtccgtgcagctgagctacacggccctatcgatggctatattgagtgtaaacttgaggagcatagtgctgcaacagcaacctcacgacgccggaagaatcgtgagcagctccctgctgcccagccacggttatatatacgcgaagggggtctaagcggcaaggactaggcgacaataacagaatacattcgactccttgagccatttgccgaagctacacggctacttaaaggtcgcggccgacacggccgacacggcgctatataggaagttctagtaacgtttgagtAGCTTCTTAACCAGCTTaaggctctcaaagaccgccttaaggatgtaaattacgaagatctagatgcgcctgaagatcatcttattacaaacgttaaccttgcacattgtaagcttgctaagtactacgcaaaattcgataacgcgcctgtctactacactgctacaatactacacccgcactacaaacaccacctctcagcgctctggaaggtgcctgacacccatgtcactgcccgtgacggtgtccactatcgcgacggctggcttgacaataaccaccgggcattcctgcgtatgtggcaggggcggaaggactctgcagccacttcagctcacactgtaacgccgccgcgtaagaagccccggctagggatttcaacgtcgcgatcagcttttctacagtcgtcaattgagcaaagcacacggcagttagaggcaagccttgctgaggatgagtatgagatatggaagcggcaaccagcgttagctgaggaggattggctgtctcttaatccgcttctatactgggagtcagttgctgggcagttccctatactctcaaagttcgctattgacgtcctaacaataccagcagcagcggcagactgtgagcggactttcagcgagcttggcgacatgttaggcacccggagactccatatgaagccagagcttatttcagctttgcagagcttgaagagctggaagaggcttggtatacagccaacaactacctcagcttctgggctagcgcgcacactatcagaggaagaaatctcaaaagtacaggagcatttatctcagttcgacgtcaggtaactcagttcagtcagtccagtcagtccgcaggccgcggcgacgtcagttcagtcagtcagttttagtttaattgaaaagtcttggcagtcagtccagtccagttcagtgacctcaggacgtcagttcagtcagtccagagagctccggactgactgaactgactgatagcaactctgctcacaacacgacaagggaatagggatcggcgtaggtgtagtagcgtacagctccacccacgaagaaaccttttctcaaaagacaaacattggatgctcccaactagtctacaacggtgaactagaggggatagcacaggcatttgaacacgcggctatagtggcacaagaaggccaagagatctacgtatacgcagacaaccaagcagcaatccataggcttaacaacctatcggacaacccgggacaacagtggctactaagatgcatcagagctgccagactccgcaacaatcaatcggatcggcatgattgattcctatctaggttaaaggctgcctaataaagtaactctttaacctatataggaatcaatcatgtcgatcgattgattgttgcggagtctgagagctgcaaagagaataacgacaaagaaagcatctatccacctgcagtgggccccaggacacaacgacgtcaagggcaatgaaaaagccgacacgctagcaaaggaagcagctaaagagagaccaacaacatcgaccacagcgagcctagcctacttaggcacagaaatcaacaaaatacaaaaaacagaacaactgatagagtacaagaggtataccgacaggcccaccaaaaacagaagctcctactcaaggatctgcaagctcaacacacatacaaccatcaaagtcccgaagggaacaccaagagaaatctcgagcgcgttctactcactcaagctaggacatggatacttcaactcctaccttaagagattcaacaagagagactgcaatctatgtatatgctacaaaccacaaacaccacagcatctacttctagagtgcaaacagtacaaaacacatcgaaatacactcaaagaagcaataccacacagacccatcaccctcccacttctcctccaaacaaagacaggcattaaagctactctagcctttattgcaagtactaggattagcacgagaaaatggcaccttgggcaaaccaccgaacagacagacactgtataaaactacaaaaacaatattcCCTTATccaaaagagcccgctgctacatctctttctactcaccaaactgctctttagcacccgcgccaatggaagactagctctgaaattggagtacgcaaaacaccacccaaattgtacaagacccatagaaactccacaacgaccatcataca
The sequence above is a segment of the Pyrenophora tritici-repentis strain M4 chromosome 3, whole genome shotgun sequence genome. Coding sequences within it:
- a CDS encoding XynB, Beta-xylosidase; protein product: MSTTINPIIPGFAPDPSVVLVDGTYYLVNSTFHLFPGLPIYTSQDLIHWHQIGNAINRTEQLSFSNASTLIHDLGNGDHLYATGGLYAPTIRHHNGTFYIVCTNVVNPSDGGKSKLENFIISSTDIHASKWSDPVPFEFYGIDPSLFFDTVSGKTYMCGSKSPGPSTKITLFEIDVATGEKLSPEKELWHGTGGIYPEGPHIYYREGFYYLMIAEGGTHEGHSVTMARSKSLDGPWEASPRNPMLTAAGTDEYVQCTGHCEAFEGMGGNWYGVCLAIRMHAPNMYGLGRETFLTRGHWDSGNWLSFDRVKAQPLNIDTTLDPARKLTAAPGVDWLYIHDPVASNCNISTSTSSSTGQDISLIPSPHLLSSANASPTFLGKRQRSLEGASRVTHLTSASSPQNLTAGLAVYKDEHRFFYIAVHRQTNKQPAIVAKVVNKAQGIDRMEERRLEQEDVLGNEIVFEIKYTEEAYTLLYSVGGGEREMVEVCKVQAREMSDRDFVGPILGVFTVSGEEVEGKTVFWGFGVDGDGV
- a CDS encoding Dimer-Tnp-hAT domain containing protein — its product is MSTPSNSGLRRLVECDKRNSPLPSLSNAPTVGDTASEAQADEPLAVERNSRGGPKSWIYRHGWAVWHRKYKKNYWLCRYCHQRRKQEACYEADSTTNAGRHLSSNKPGHSHGPNGPVPIASREGNIMGALAKSQVYIMRSKGIEVSQEVANEIAASFSTSRFQDALKDWVVADNQSLRVIETPQFRAMIAAVSPLAEALLWPVANYLREARSLIHVSFDNWTSTGGQYAFTGLCVHYLNSEGKLVDHLLGLPELHGAHTGNNIAAAATTILRLFGVDNARVGYFVLDNASNNDTAVESLAEEFGFIASERRLRCCCHILNLSAQLVIWGKDRSAYENEAAHLEEEEKYMDEWRKYGPVGVLFDVIASICTPQTRQLLERLQCEEAESLGVTPHIRQLVKPVKTRWNSYFNTFVRAAELHGPIDGYIECKLEEHSAATATSRRRKNHRLKDVNYEDLDAPEDHLITNVNLAHCKLAKYYAKFDNAPVYYTATILHPHYKHHLSALWKVPDTHVTARDGVHYRDGWLDNNHRAFLRMWQGRKDSAATSAHTVTPPRKKPRLGISTSRSAFLQSSIEQSTRQLEASLAEDEYEIWKRQPALAEEDWLSLNPLLYWESVAGQFPILSKFAIDVLTIPAAAADCERTFSELGDMLGTRRLHMKPELISALQSLKSWKRLGIQPTTTSASGLARTLSEEEISKVQEHLSQFDQLCSQHDKGIGIGVGVVAYSSTHEETFSQKTNIGCSQLVYNGELEGIAQAFEHAAIVAQEGQEIYVYADNQAAIHRLNNLSDNPGQHLRAAKRITTKKASIHLQWAPGHNDVKGNEKADTLAKEAAKERPTTSTTASLAYLGTEINKIQKTEQLIEYKRYTDRPTKNRSSYSRICKLNTHTTIKVPKGTPREISSAFYSLKLGHGYFNSYLKRFNKRDCNLCICYKPQTPQHLLLECKQYKTHRNTLKEAIPHRPITLPLLLQTKTGIKATLAFIASTRISTRKWHLGQTTEQTDTV